The proteins below come from a single Aegilops tauschii subsp. strangulata cultivar AL8/78 chromosome 6, Aet v6.0, whole genome shotgun sequence genomic window:
- the LOC109762514 gene encoding E3 ubiquitin-protein ligase ATL6-like yields MNPTRGRRNGGSSVLLVIMLVAARADMAAAQQTGQGPSYFNPSMAVIIVVLVTAFFFLGFFSIYIRRCAGGPLGGPGEDLGARPDVGGLAFLTSGAARSRRMRGLDPAALEALPTMAYADVKAHKVGKGELECAVCLSEFDDDDTLRLLPKCSHAFHVDCIDAWLASHVTCPVCRANLVPGADAPAPSGAAAAASATPERDVVAATSAPQPEQETPTAPPEQVTVVITDAAEETEEERVRREEAAELVRIGSVKRALRSKSGRSPAAQFPRSHTTGHSLAAAPAESAERYTLRLPEHVLREVVAAGKLRRTKSLQAFREGRAGGSTRRGSRSVRLGQSGRWPAITMSSFLGLSFSAWGSSWRGEADAAGKGGAKVAGDGTAAAEQQCDGGACPLPLGGRRV; encoded by the coding sequence ATGAACCCGACGCGCGGCCGCCGCAATGGCGGCAGCTCCGTTCTCCTCGTCATCATGCTCGTCGCTGCGCGGGCCGATATGGCGGCCGCGCAGCAGACCGGCCAGGGGCCAAGCTACTTCAACCCGTCCATGGCGGTCATAATCGTCGTGCTCGTCaccgccttcttcttcctcgggtTCTTCTCCATCTACATCCGGCGCTGCGCGGGCGGGCCGCTCGGCGGGCCCGGCGAGGACCTCGGCGCCAGGCCGGACGTGGGCGGGCTCGCGTTCCTAACCTCGGGCGCCGCGCGGTCGAGGAGGATGAGAGGGCTGGACCCGGCCGCGCTCGAGGCGTTACCTACCATGGCCTACGCCGACGTCAAGGCGCACAAGGTCGGCAAGGGCGAGCTGGAGTGCGCCGTGTGCCTCAGCGAGTTCGACGACGACGACACGCTCCGCCTCCTGCCCAAGTGCTCGCACGCGTTCCATGTGGACTGCATCGACGCCTGGCTCGCGTCGCACGTCACCTGCCCGGTCTGCCGCGCGAACCTCGTCCCCGGCGCCGATGCTCCGGCGCCGTccggtgctgctgctgctgcgtcGGCGACGCCGGAGCGGGACGTTGTAGCTGCTACGTCGGCGCCGCAGCCGGAGCAGGAAACGCCCACGGCACCGCCAGAGCAAGTGACGGTGGTGATCACCGATGCTGCCGAGGAGACGGAGGAGGAGAGGGTcaggagggaggaggcggccgagCTGGTGCGCATCGGCAGCGTGAAGCGCGCGCTGCGCAGCAAGTCCGGCCGGAGTCCCGCCGCGCAGTTCCCGCGCTCGCACACCACGGGGCactcgctcgccgcggcgccggcCGAGAGCGCGGAGCGGTACACGCTGAGGCTGCCCGAGCACGTCCTCCGGGAGGTCGTGGCCGCGGGCAAGCTGCGGCGCACGAAGAGCCTCCAGGCGTTTCGGGAGGGCCGCGCCGGCGGGAGCACGCGCCGGGGCAGCAGGAGCGTCCGGCTCGGGCAGTCCGGCCGGTGGCCCGCCATCACCATGTCGTCGTTCTTGGGACTCTCGTTCTCGGCGTGGGGGTCGTCGTGGCGTGGCGAAGCCGACGCCGCCGGCAAGGGCGGCGCGAAGGTCGCCGGCGACGGCACAGCGGCCGCGGAACAGCAGTGCGACGGTGGGGCGTGCCCACTTCCACTTGGCGGCCGCCGTGTTTGA